One part of the Alistipes onderdonkii genome encodes these proteins:
- the fic gene encoding protein adenylyltransferase Fic produces MGKKTDQIDAQSLEQARALFESGDIDRIEVGTVAGLCEIHRYLFGGLYDFAGKIRTLNIAKGGFRFANCLYLGAILPVIEQMPETTFEEIIAKYVEMNIAHPFMEGNGRATRIWLDMMLKKRLMQVVDWRKVDKDLYLQAMERSPINDLELRALLGQALTDRTDDREVIFKGIEQSYYYEGYEA; encoded by the coding sequence ATGGGAAAGAAAACAGACCAAATAGACGCCCAAAGCCTCGAACAGGCGCGCGCCCTATTCGAATCGGGGGACATCGACCGCATAGAGGTCGGAACCGTGGCCGGGCTTTGTGAGATTCACCGCTATTTGTTCGGTGGGTTGTACGACTTTGCCGGAAAAATCCGGACGCTGAATATCGCAAAGGGTGGTTTCCGATTTGCAAATTGCCTTTATCTGGGTGCCATCCTCCCGGTGATCGAGCAAATGCCGGAAACAACCTTTGAGGAAATAATTGCGAAATACGTCGAAATGAACATCGCCCACCCGTTCATGGAGGGCAACGGACGAGCAACCCGCATTTGGCTCGACATGATGCTGAAAAAACGATTGATGCAGGTTGTGGACTGGCGGAAGGTGGATAAGGATTTGTATTTGCAGGCTATGGAGCGCAGCCCGATCAATGACCTGGAATTACGCGCCTTGCTCGGCCAGGCATTGACCGACCGCACGGATGATCGGGAGGTGATTTTCAAAGGCATCGAACAGTCTTATTACTACGAGGGATATGAAGCATAA
- a CDS encoding helix-turn-helix domain-containing protein, translating into MLQLKDLLRRKGMTAKELAVKIGISEGALSKSLSGNPTLERIEQIAVALGVSVPELFAPQPTNTITCPHCGKLIKVEKGE; encoded by the coding sequence ATGTTACAACTTAAGGATTTATTGAGGCGTAAAGGAATGACCGCAAAAGAACTTGCGGTAAAAATTGGCATTAGCGAGGGTGCTTTATCAAAGTCGCTTTCGGGTAATCCAACACTTGAACGCATTGAACAGATAGCCGTCGCCCTCGGCGTATCGGTTCCGGAACTTTTCGCCCCTCAACCGACGAACACAATCACCTGCCCGCATTGCGGCAAACTTATCAAGGTGGAGAAGGGAGAATAA